From Pyrenophora tritici-repentis strain M4 chromosome 1, whole genome shotgun sequence, the proteins below share one genomic window:
- a CDS encoding zinc-iron transporter protein, protein MRSAMLSTLPTAAVLLAAFVAAQTPAMTPAPTPATTSFVPTLTAVSECHPHSTVLWCMAGTEEYQVVGPTKTEEFQAQYTDCHTHGSETFCVDEAGEDVQVLTEAAEAAPEPKPSSGGKKDCHFHAGVEHCVGGDEGSSAAASSGGKKDCHFHADVEHCVGGDEESNCDATQRDYNIGLRVGLLFVILVTSAIGVFTPVLTRKFNLVGDNNIIFVVLKQFGTGIVISTAFIHLFTHADLMFGNSCLGELKYEGTTAAIFMAGLFLSFLIDYLGARFVQWRQGKQVGGNADVSTVRSNDKSSNTSTSAPADPESNHSHAHGSARALTPMEAKINVMNLEAGIIFHSILIGITLVVSGDSFFITLFIVILFHQMFEGIALGTCIAELPPAAAGTLQKLLMAGLFALITPLGMAIGIGVLNQFNGNDPSTIVAIGTLDALSAGILAWVGIVEMLARDWMSGNLLHAGPLRTSLAMFALICGLVLMSVLGKWA, encoded by the exons ATGCGTTCAGCTATGCTGTCTACGCTACCTACCGCGGCAGTGCTGCTTGCAGCCTTTGTGGCAGCTCAAACCCCAGCAATGACCCCTgcacctactccagccaccACATCATTCGTTCCAACCCTCACAGCCGTCTCGGAATGTCACCCACACAGTACAGTTCT GTGGTGCATGGCTGGTACCGAAGAGTACCAGGTCGTAGGACCTACCAAAACTGAAGAGTTCCAAGCACAGTATACGGACTGTCACACACATGGCTCCGAGAC GTTTTGTGTCGATGAGGCTGGTGAAGACGTTCAAGTTCTTACCGAAGCTGCGGAAGCAGCTCCAGAACCAAAGCCATCATCAGGTGGCAAGAAAGACTGCCACTTCCACGCCGGCGTCGAGCACTGCGTCGGTGGCGATGAGGGTTCGTCTGCTGCAGCATCGTCGGGTGGCAAGAAAGACTGCCACTTCCATGCCGACGTCGAGCACTGCGTGGGTGGAGATGAGGAATCGAATTGCGATGCCACTCAGCGAGACTACAATATCGGTCTACGAGTCGGTCTCCTCTTTGTCATCCTTGTCACCAGCGCCATTGGTGTCTTCACCCCTGTGTTGACCAGGAAGTTCAATCTCGTCGGAGATAACAACATCATCTTCGTTGTCTTGAAGCAGTTCGGAACTGGCATCGTCATCTCCACCGCATTCATTCACCTTTTCACCCATGCAGATCTCATGTTCGGGAACAGTTGTCTGGGTGAGCTGAAGTACGAAGGAACAACCGCCGCCATCTTCATGGCCGGTCTTTTCTTGTCGTTCCTGATCGACTATCTCGGTGCGCGCTTTGTGCAGTGGCGCCAGGGCAAGCAGGTCGGCGGTAACGCTGATGTCTCCACTGTCAGAAGCAACGACAAGTCCAGCAACACATCTACCTCGGCACCTGCTGATCCTGAATCCAACCACAGCCATGCTCATGGCTCCGCACGCGCTTTGACGCCAATGGAAGCGAAGATTAACGTCATGAACCTCGAGGCTGGTATCATCTTCCATTCAATCC TCATTGGTATTACACTCGTAGTGTCAGGTGACTCTTTCTTCATCACACTATTTATTGTCATTCTCTTCCATCAGATGTTTGAAGGCATCGCGCTGGGAACCTGCATTGCCGAGCTTCCTCCTGCTGCTGCCGGTACACTACAAAAACTCCTCATGGCCGGTCTTTTTGCGCTCATTACACCGCTCGGTATGGCAATCGGCATCGGCGTGCTTAACCAGTTCAACGGAAATGACCCCAGCACCATCGTTGCCATCGGAACGCTCGACGCGCTTTCCGCTGGTATCCTGGCGTGGGTTGGTATTGTAGAGATGTTGGCGAGGGACTGGATGAGTGGAAATTTGCTGCATGCTGGTCCGCTCAGGACTTCGTTGGCAATGTTTGCGCTCATTTGCGGGTTGGTGCTCATGAGTGTACTGGGCAAGTGGGCTTGA
- a CDS encoding cutinase transcription factor 1 alpha, giving the protein MSEPARKRARLACVTCNARRVKCDVTDRQPCSNCIAGNVQCETRESRRGKHVRKPRAETEVRTQTSPIAPVSSPQRHDDEVAASHVLASLSSNFHSPLNTQAPVTGSPYQLGTPAVSSEHQSNTSGVENAQHEDAVFLGESSSLRYVTGEPSAAAAERRQSCFRHAIPRAVRAEALVPEWETERRVARKIALQAEGAFTFPPTEVRGELLEAYFKWFHPHFAILDEEDFWASYYGFEFSGLLLQAMMFIGVIHCEESTLNNLGWGNRHRAKWLFYIRAKDIYDATVETNKVIVIQALFLMSFWRAGPLLEKDARHWLGTAISLSQTRALHRSGGDTEEKLTRLKRRLWWAIYVRERQCATALGLPCRIRDKDCDIEPLSLADFTSAFKPSTSSDDRNCYTTYAISMLQLAVFLGRVVDAGYLPNRTLIPEDRSRIRDDLYKWRKDLPTPMQMYTDNGDAPNFQACMLHLAYNNLLILLDRTSFILDETGNTVTDGNVALQAAARNARIVEDMLPYGNIGHAQMHVITNLFNTLCIHVVNFRRSVGIHRTLAEHRAKVCLLGLQELQKTWEVTNWVLQLFFQYLDRETASRLAVEADDGNASQQPDGQASTSTTAQQPSQHPATDSIVPRHTQQSGDLTPSSNSPKPWLWTLDKADQYLFEQIENDFAFGEGGLQQWGPEDVLNDSVYS; this is encoded by the exons ATGTCCGAACCGGCACGAAAACGCGCAAGATTGGCATGCGTGACCTGTAATGCGCGACGGGTCAAATGCGATGTTACCGACCGACAGCCTTGTAGTAACTGTATAGCCGGCAATGTCCAATGCGAGACGCGCGAATCGAGGCGAGGGAAACACGTGAGGAAGCCGCGGGCAGAGACGGAAGTGCGCACCCAAAC ATCGCCCATTGCGCCTGTTTCAAGCCCGCAGCGACACGATGACGAGGTCGCCGCGTCGCACGTGCTAGCCTCCCTATCGTCAAACTTCCACAGCCCTCTCAACACTCAAGCCCCGGTCACTGGAAGTCCTTACCAACTCGGCACGCCAGCAGTTTCATCGGAACATCAAAGCAACACATCTGGGGTAGAGAATGCCCAACACGAAGATGCTGTATTTCTTGGTGAATCCAGCTCATTGCGTTATGTGACGGGTGAGCCATCTGCGGCAGCCGCGGAGCGCCGGCAGTCATGCTTTCGTCATGCTATCCCGAGGGCCGTAAGAGCAGAAGCCCTCGTTCCTGAGTGGGAAACAGAGAGACGCGTCGCCAGAAAGATAGCGCTGCAAGCAGAAGGTGCTTTCACATTTCCTCCTACCGAAGTCCGAGGTGAGCTCCTGGAGGCTTACTTCAAGTGGTTTCACCCACACTTCGCAATCCTCGACGAAGAGGACTTCTGGGCATCTTACTATGGATTTGAATTTTCAGGCCTACTCCTACAAGCCATGATGTTCATTGGCGTCATACACTGTGAAGAGTCAACGCTCAACAATCTTGGATGGGGCAACCGTCATCGTGCGAAATGGCTCTTTTATATTAGAGCCAAAGATATCTACGACGCCACTGTCGAGACCAACAAGGTCATAGTCATACAGGCTCTGTTTTTGATGAGCTTCTGGCGAGCGGGCCCGTTGCTGGAGAAGGACGCTCGTCATTGGCTTGGGACAGCCATCAGTCTCTCCCAGACCAGGGCACTGCATCGATCCGGTGGGGACACTGAAGAAAAGCTCACCCGACTTAAGAGACGTCTCTGGTGGGCCATTTACGTCCGCGAGAGACAATGCGCAACAGCTCTAGGATTACCATGCCGAATACGCGACAAAGATTGTGACATCGAGCCCTTATCACTCGCTGATTTTACGTCCGCCTTCAAGCCCTCAACTTCATCCGATGACCGGAATTGCTATACTACCTACGCCATAAGCATGCTACAATTAGCCGTCTTTCTAGGCAGGGTAGTTGACGCGGGGTACCTGCCAAATCGTACGCTCATACCCGAAGATAGATCGCGGATCCGCGACGACTTGTACAAGTGGAGGAAGGACCTTCCAACTCCCATGCAAATGTACACTGATAATGGCGATGCTCCCAACTTCCAGGCCTGTATGTTACATCTCGCGTATAACAACCTGCTCATACTGCTCGACCGCACCAGTTTCATCTTGGATGAAACCGGCAATACCGTAACGGACGGCAACGTTGCGCTACAGGCCGCGGCGCGTAACGCGCGCATAGTCGAAGACATGCTTCCATATGGGAACATAGGGCACGCTCAGATGCACGTAATCACCAACCTCTTCAATACGCTCTGCATCCATGTTGTAAACTTCAGGCGCTCAGTTGGCATTCACAGAACGCTCGCGGAGCACCGGGCAAAGGTCTGTCTGCTGGGTCTTCAGGAGCTTCAAAAGACGTGGGAAGTGACGAACTGGGTGTTACAGCTATTTTTCCAGTATCTCGATAGAGAAACTGCTTCGAGGTTGGCAGTGGAAGCAGATGATGGGAACGCTAGTCAGCAACCAGACGGACAAGCTTCAACCAGTACTACAGCGCAGCAACCATCCCAGCATCCCGCTACGGATAGCATCGTGCCTCGTCATACGCAACAATCTGGAGATCTTACACCATCTTCGAACAGTCCAAAGCCCTGGTTGTGGACTTTGGATAAAGCCGACCAGTATCTTTTCGAACAGATCGAGAACGACTTTGCGTTCGGCGAAGGTGGATTACAGCAGTGGGGTCCAGAGGATGTATTGAACGATTCCGTCTACAGTTGA
- a CDS encoding LdhA, Lactate dehydrogenase and related dehydrogenase: MSQRAALLIGTLSHAQKEWEQVSQIASKLHTYPDGNRDDFISKCKSGEFDGVYALYRSNDSNPITGDFNAELLEVLPKSLKYICHNGAGYNNIDVAACTKRGISVSSTPIAVNDATADVAIWLMLGALRNIKQSFMAVNSGKWRGNFSLGHDPKNKTLGILGMGGIGSAVAHRAKAFGMKIQYHNRHQLPGSEEHGAKYVSFDELLRTSDVLSLNLALNPSTKHIIGKEQFAAMKDGVVIVNTARGALIDEAALVDALKSGKVWTVGLDVFEEEPKIHPGLLECENAVLLPHVGTGTYETQRDMEILVIDNLKSAIQTDKLLTQVPEQKKDKANI; the protein is encoded by the exons ATGTCCCAACGAGCAGCTCTCCTCATCGGCACGCTGTCACACGCGCAGAAAGAATGGGAGCAGGTCTCACAGATCGCATCCAAGCTTCACACTTATCCCGATGGCAACCGAGACGACTTCATCTCAAAATGCAAGAGCGGCGAATTCGATGGTGTATATGCGCTGTACCGAAGTAACGACTCAAACCCAATTACAGGAGATTTCAACGCAGAACTGTTGGAGGTTTTGCCCAAGAGCTTAAAGTACATCTGCCACAATGGCGCCGGCTACAACAACATCGACGTCGCAGCATGCACAAAGAGGGGCATTTCAGTATCGAGTACACCAATAGCAGTCAACGACGCGACTGCGGATGTCGCGATCTGGCTCATGCTCGGTGCGCTCCGCAACATCAAGCAATCCTTCATGGCAGTCAACAGCG GCAAATGGCGCGGTAACTTCTCTCTCGGTCACGACCCAAAGAACAAGACGCTCGGAATCCTCGGCATGGGCGGTATCGGTTCGGCAGTTGCGCATCGCGCAAAGGCATTCGGCATGAAGATACAATACCACAACCGTCACCAGCTGCCCGGTAGCGAGGAGCACGGCGCCAAGTACGTAAGCTTCGACGAGCTACTCAGGACATCAGATGTTCTTAGCTTGAACTTGGCACTCAACCCTTCTACCAAACACATCATCGGCAAGGAGCAATTCGCCGCGATGAAGGACGGCGTAGTCATTGTAAACACAGCGCGAGGCGCATTGATCGACGAGGCAGCCCTGGTAGACGCGCTCAAGAGCGGCAAGGTCTGGACTGTCGGATTAGACGTATTCGAGGAAGAACCCAAGATCCACCCTGGGCTTCTAGAATGCGAAAACGCTGTATTGCTTCCCCATGTCGGAACAGGGACATACGAGACACAG CGCGACATGGAGATACTGGTCATAGACAACCTGAAGTCGGCTATACAGACCGATAAGTTGTTGACGCAGGTACCCGAGCAAAAGAAGGACAAGGCGAATATATGA
- a CDS encoding putative NADH-flavin reductase: protein MELKNIAILGPGGNVGKAIITELLKYSPRFSITAITRQTSTYTAPPNTSITHKTVDYSSLESLKHAFHGQDAIVNCITGGATQYEPSKIIIDAAIAADVKFFFANEFVGHVTSERFKSLPESFAGAKYRIREYLEEVGKAGKIAWTSLNGGPFFDMWLTKGPAGFSIPTKEARIYGTGNNPLYWTPLPTIALAAANMLRNPQPIRNRPIYIYPFINAETKPTQNALLHAIESVLDTKFTVEHIDVAKINQNAMIILEREKEEKVIAGGQRGNALKGLNISNQFYEPLRANNFTQLVENETVGVEDMTVEEAVRDAVELYGRDCKVVEGMFKVEACEV, encoded by the exons ATGGAGCTCAAGAACATTGCTATTCTCGGA CCTGGGGGAAACGTGGGCAAGGCTATCATCACAGAACTCCTCAAATACTCCCCTCGCTTCTCCATCACGGCCATCACACGTCAAACATCAACTTACACGGCACCCCCAAACACCTCAATCACACACAAAACAGTTGACTACAGCTCCCTTGAATCTCTCAAACATGCATTCCACGGCCAAGACGCTATCGTTAACTGCATCACTGGCGGAGCAACGCAATACGAGCCCTCGAAAATAATAATCGATGCCGCAATCGCCGCAGACGTCAAGTTCTTCTTCGCAAACGAATTCGTAGGCCATGTCACGAGCGAGCGCTTCAAAAGTCTGCCTGAAAGTTTCGCTGGAGCAAAGTACAGAATCAGAGAGTATCTGGAAGAGGTCGGTAAGGCGGGTAAAATCGCATGGACGAGTTTGAACGGCGGGCCGTTCTTTGATATGT GGCTGACAAAGGGTCCGGCTGGCTTCTCCATACCCACCAAAGAAGCACGCATCTACGGTACAGGCAATAATCCTCTATATTGGACACCCCTCCCCACCATCGCTCTGGCAGCAGCGAATATGCTACGCAACCCCCAGCCCATCCGGAACCGACCAATTTACATCTACCCTTTTATCAACGCAGAAACCAAACCAACGCAAAACGCCCTTCTCCATGCCATCGAATCTGTACTGGACACCAAATTCACAGTCGAACACATTGACGTTGCAAAAATCAATCAGAACGCTATGATCATTCTGGAaagggagaaggaggagaaaGTGATAGCAGGAGGGCAGAGGGGTAATGCGCTCAAGGGGTTGAATATTAGTAACCAGTTCTACGAGCCTCTAAGGGCGAATAATTTCACTCAGTTAGTTGAAAATGAGACTGTGGGGGTGGAGGATATGACAGTAGAAGAGGCGGTGAGGGATGCGGTTGAGCTGTACGGTAGGGATTGTAAGGTTGTGGAAGGGATGTTTAAAGTGGAGGCTTGTGAGGTGTGA